Proteins from a single region of Chaetodon trifascialis isolate fChaTrf1 chromosome 10, fChaTrf1.hap1, whole genome shotgun sequence:
- the LOC139337994 gene encoding 5-hydroxyisourate hydrolase-like — protein sequence MAAAESSPLTTHVLNTGDGVPASRMALSLHRLDSKLMIWNLLNVGTTNQDGRCPGLISQQDFTPGMYKLRFETGSYWETLGQTSFYPYVEVVFTISDPAQRFHLPLLMSRFSFSTYRGS from the exons ATGGCGGCGGCAGAGTCCAGCCCTCTGACCACTCACGTGCTGAACACCGGAGACGGCGTCCCGGCGTCCAGGATGGCCCTCAGCCTGCACCGACTGGACTCCAAGCTGATGATCTGGAACCTGCTGAACGTCGG GACAACAAATCAAGATGGCCGCTGCCCAGGACTCATCAGCCAGCAGGATTTCACCCCCGGCATGTACAAGCTGCGCTTTGAGACGGGCTCGTACTGGGAGACTCTGGGACAGACGTCCTTTTACCCATATGTGGAG gttgTGTTTACCATCAGTGACCCTGCGCAGAGGTTCCACCTGCCTCTGCTGATGAGTCGCTTCTCTTTCAGCACCTACAGAGGAAGCTGA
- the afg3l1 gene encoding mitochondrial inner membrane m-AAA protease component AFG3L1 yields MSQVLRLLSAAALPLCRAGGARLRLSAMTAGRLFTAGYRSSAAQNVGRTPVNFLSCRRFQAAQRRLYSTEPKDGKGRAGGGKRGGGGGRDWWSRVQKGDFPWDEKEFRYLAVMLAGVSSVLLYVYFRDGGREISWKELVHRYVGRGLVDRLEVVNKQYVRVILMPGADPDASYVWFNIGSVDTFERNLEAAHAELGLELSHRPAVVYTTESDGSFLLGMVPTLLLFGFVLFTLRRGPMGGGPGGGRGGPFSMSESTAKMMKDNIDVKFKDVAGCEEAKLEILEFVNFLKNPQQYQDLGAKIPKGAVLSGPPGTGKTLLAKATAGEANVPFITVNGSEFLEMFVGVGPARVRDMFAMARKNAPCILFIDEIDAVGRKRGGGNFGGQSEQENTLNQLLVEMDGFNTATNVVVLAGTNRPDILDPALMRPGRFDRQIYIGPPDIKGRASIFKVHLRPIKLDPNMDKDVLARKMAAATPGFTGADIANVCNEAALIAARHLNAAVNAKHFEQAIDRVIGGLEKKTQVLQPTEKKTVAYHEAGHAIVGWFLQHADPLLKVSIIPRGKGLGYAQYLPREQYLYSREQLFDRMCMMLGGRVAEQVFFGRITTGAQDDLKKVTQSAYAQVVQFGMSEKVGQVSFDLPRQGEAVMEKPYSEATAELIDEEVRELVERAYERTTQLIEDKKELVELVGKRLLEKEVLDKADMLELLGPRPFDEKSTYEEFVEGTGSFEEDTSLPEGLRDWNQERGGEAEDTSPTQDKQQAV; encoded by the exons ATGTCTCAGGTGCTGAGGCTTCTCTCGGCGGCCGCCCTGCCTCTCTGCCGGGCTGGAGGAGCCCGGCTTCGGCTCTCCGCGATGACGGCAGGTCGTCTCTTCACAGCCGGATACCGAAGCTCCGCTGCCcag AACGTCGGTCGGACTCCGGTGAACTTCCTGTCCTGTCGCAGATTCCAGGCGGCTCAGCGACGGCTGTACTCGACTGAACCCAAAG atggAAAAGGACGAGCAggaggaggcaagagaggaggaggaggaggaagagactgGTGGAGCCGAGTGCAGAAG GGCGACTTCCCCTGGGACGAGAAGGAGTTCCGTTACCTGGCGGTCATGCTGGCTGGAGTCAGCTCGGTTCTGCTCTACGTCTACTTCAGAGACGGCGGCAGAGAGATCAGCTGGAAGGAGCTCGTCCATCGCTACGTGGGCAGAGGGCTG GTGGATCGGTTAGAGGTCGTCAACAAGCAGTACGTCAGAGTCATCCTGATGCCGGGCGCCGACCCCGATGCG AGCTACGTCTGGTTCAACATCGGCAGCGTCGACACCTTCGAGAGGAACCTGGAGGCGGCGCACGCCGAGCTCGGCCTGGAGCTGTCGCACCGCCCCGCCGTCGTCTACACCACCGAGAGCGATGG ctccttcctgcTCGGCATGGTGCCCACCCTGCTGCTCTTCGGCTTCGTGCTCTTCACCCTGCGGCGGGGGCCGATGGGGGGAGGCCCCGGCGGCGGGAGGGGCGGGCCCTTCAGCATGAGCGAGTCAACGGCGAAGATGATGAAGGACAACATCGACGTGAAGTTCAAGGACGTGGCCGGCTGCGAGGAGGCCAAGCTGGAGATCCTCGAGTTCGTCAACTTCCTGAAGAACCCGCAACAGTATCAGGACCTCGGCGCCAAGATCCCCAAG GGCGCCGTCCTGTCCGGACCTCCTGGGACGGGGAAGACGCTGCTGGCCAAAGCCACGGCCGGAGAGGCCAACGTCCCCTTCATCACCGTCAACGGCTCCGAGTTCCTGGAGATGTTCGTGGGCGTCGGCCCCGCCAGG GTCAGGGACATGTTCGCCATGGCGAGGAAGAACGCCCCCTGCATCCTCTTCATCGACGAGATCGACGCCGTGGGGAGGAAGCGGGGAGGAGGGAACTTTGGCGGTCAGAGCGAGCAGGAGAACACGCtgaaccagctgctggtggagatgGACG GTTTCAACACGGCCACCAACGTGGTCGTCCTCGCCGGAACCAACAGGCCCGACATCCTGGACCCTGCGCTGATGAGGCCGGGACGCTTCGACCGGCAGATCTACATCG ggCCTCCAGACATCAAAGGCAGGGCGTCCATCTTTAAAGTCCACCTGCGACCAATCAAACTGGACCCCAACATGGACAAAGACGTCCTCGCCAGGAAGATGGCCGCCGCCACGCCAGGATTCACCG GAGCCGACATCGCTAACGTCTGCAACGAGGCGGCGCTGATCGCCGCCAGACACCTGAACGCGGCCGTCAACGCCAAGCACTTCGAGCAGGCCATCGACCGCGTGATCGGAG GTCTGGAGAAGAAGACTCAGGTCCTGCAGCccacagagaagaagacggTCGCCTACCACGAGGCCGGGCACGCCATCGTGGGCTGGTTCCTGCAGCACGCCGACCCCCTGCTGAAG gtgtCGATCATCCCTCGGGGGAAGGGTCTGGGCTACGCTCAGTACCTGCCCAGAGAGCAGTACCTGTACAGCAGGGAGCAGCTGTTCGACAGGATGTGCATGATGCTGGGGGGCCGCGTGGCCGAGCAGGTCTTCTTCGGCAGGATCACCACCGGCGCTCAGGACGACCTGAAGAAGGTCACGCAGTCCGCCTACGCTCAG GTGGTGCAGTTCGGGATGAGCGAGAAGGTGGGGCAGGTGTCGTTCGACCTGCCCCGGCAGGGCGAGGCGGTGATGGAGAAGCCGTACAGCGAAGCCACGGCCGAGCTGATCGACGAGGAGGTCCGAGAGCTGGTGGAGCGAGCGTACGAGAGGACCACGCAGCTCATCGAGGACAAGAaggagctggtggagctg GTGGGGAAGCGTCTCCTGGAGAAGGAGGTCCTGGACAAGGCGGACATGTTGGAGCTGCTGGGCCCGCGGCCGTTCGACGAGAAGTCGACGTACGAGGAGTTCGTGGAGGGAACGGGGAGCTTCGAGGAGGACACCAGTCTGCCGGAGGGCCTCCGAGACTGGAACCAGGAGCGAGGAGGGGAGGCCGAGGACACGAGCCCGACGCAGGACAAACAGCAGGCGGTGTAG